From the genome of Cherax quadricarinatus isolate ZL_2023a chromosome 30, ASM3850222v1, whole genome shotgun sequence:
gacgaaccttacctaacgcTCACTAAAGTTTTGCGTCGTCCCGCAGGTATGCTCAGCGAGCAATCAAGAATCCTCATTACACGTTCAGCATGGCCAGCCGTGTGTACTTCAACAACAACCTCCACCTTCGACCTTGCATTACCAGCATCTTCTACAAAGAGCTACAGAGTGTTGACTTCTCCAACGTGAGTATTCTCATCTTTACCTGTTTTTCTCAATAATTTTTCCTCGCAAATACTTTCTCGTGAATgtttattcttgttttttttttgtccattATCATCATGTACTTGTCACTCATCTTTAATAACGAAATTTTGCATCTTTGTTATAGTCAACAGTATATTTTGTTTTACGTTCTTTTGACCAAAAGATTTACCAAACTTCCTACCAAGACGACAAGAGATATTTTGAAGGCTGTATAATGTTCAGAGTTATCAAAGCTTCTGTAGTATAGAGATGTAGCACTTTCCTTAAGCAATTAGGGTGTTACTACCATTAAGGATGCAAATTATTGTGTTTCTAGCTTTCAGTTATACTTTAATGCATAACAAAGTTTGGGATTTATGTGTGACTCTCAGTCTGTCTACCGAGAAGCATACGTATTTGGGTACATATCCAGCACTGAGGTTCCTCATATATAACTTGACACACCGAGAAACACCAGCATCTAGGTATGTTCCCACCATTAACAATATCATGTAATATTTacagctgagaagaacactgcCATGCATTACTTAACTCCTATAAAGCACAACTGTCTCAGCATGTACCCAGTACTAAAATAGTCAAGCACTACTTGCAAAGTGAGAAACTCAAATGTCTGGGTATATACCTAATACAACTCTACTATACACTACTTAGCAACAGAGAAACATTGCTGCATGTGTATGAACccaccactaaaatcactgtacaTTGCTTAATATGTTTGGATTTACTGCCTGAAGTCGCACAAATTACTTTTTTCTTTAAGATATATTTCGTGAATCAACTTGTTTTTATAAAGTCAGTGACGTGAGAAAACAGATGTCATTTTTAATATGACTAATTGAATGAAAATAAAACGGAAGCCAAAAAGATTTAATGTTGATATTATTAATGAAAATCAATTAAAAAACTTAcaaatttattattttaggtCTGTTATTATACCGGTCACTAAATTACTGTTAACGATTGCTAATAATATCAATGTATATAAAACTATAAAAATTAATGTATCATGAATTTATTGATTCAgaattaaaataaatatatatcagAGAGAAGGTTTAAACTTCATTACCGGGAAGATGGTCTCAGCCAACGTCACAAAACAGCTAGGAAGTAAACTTGCAAATAACATAAAACTTGTACAAAATGAGAAAATCACTATTACCTTGGCACTCGAGTTGGCGTCTGCATCTCTCTAAAAGAAATGAGTTTGAGCAAAGGTTTTGGGCTTTTCTCATCTAAATGTGAGTATACATAGATTCGTTCGCGATCTTTTAAATGTCTCATTGATTCTGTGGCAGCGGGGGCGTCTAGTATCCACCAAGAATTTAAATTTACAATACCGGAAGAGAGAAGAACCAGATGCATAACACGTTGTTGTCTTTAtttacacatgtgtcttgttcgcGAACTAGAGGGTCTTGGATACCATTACTATAATGATTACAGAACCAGTAGAGACAAAATTACCACGTAACGACGTACTAAATACGACATACTCAGAGGACTTGATAGCGCAGAAACAGCTTACTTGAAAGCTGGGACCTGGAACCAAGGAGGCAggcatacattattattattattattattattattattattattattgttagtagtagtagtagtagtaatattcgaagtagtagtaatattagtagtaatttTTCCAGTGGGAGAGGAGGTATGTCATTTGAGTGTCTGTGTTCCCATATTCAGCAGGAATACAGACGTTCTGATTTGTCTGTGTCAGGTGTTTCATTATCATATTATAATTCAGCAAGCATTTCCATCACTGTCAGGTTGTTGGAACTGCGGCTGCCATCAACGATTTCGTGTCGAGCACCACCAAGGGCCTCATCCCACAGGTGGTCACCCCAGACGACATGGTGGACGCACTCATGATGCTCGTCAACGCAGCTTACTTCAAGGGCATCTGGATGCACCGGTTCCagccctcctccaccaccaaccagaAATTCTTCATAAGCCCCGCTCACTCCGTTGACGTGCCTATGATGAACCTCAGGACTTATCTCAGGCAAAGTATGGCGAGGTGTACTGCTTATTGTACTGCTTAATATATGTCTCCtttttcctctccctctttctcactTCCTCTCATTAATAATAAGTGAGCATAATTCGGGAAAAGGGCTTTGAGAAGTCCACATCGCTGAACTAGTAAGCAACCATACCAACACCTATTTAACGGTCTAGTTCAAAACTTGCTTTTATTCGTTCTTCAGCGAAGTCACCGCAGCTGGGAGCCCAAATTCTTGAGCTGCCTTACATCGGGGGCGACATctccatgttgctgctgctaccagatgaagaaggagaaatcGGATTCTCGAGAATGGTGTCAGCCCTGAATGGTGGAACCTTCTTCAACTTAATCAGCAAATGGAGTGGCCAAACTGTGCTCGTTGACGTCCTCCTGCCCAAGTTTAGGCTTGAACAGACACTCAAAGATGAGCTGAAGGAGGTAAGtaggtgagagaaagagagagagaaagagagaggggggagacaaATCTATGTATgctatgtaaatggtttagaaaaccgacaagtataTATGAACATAAAAAAGCATTTGGAAAAGTTAAAAACGAAGTAAAAATAATTAAGTTATGCTGTAAAATTATTTACGAAACATCTGTTGGTTAATTATGATCAAAAGAGGTGACTGAGAAAGGAAGGTAGACTGAGAGAATGGGAAACAAACTGTGGAAAATGGAGACAGGCCGGGAGAATGGGGACACAGACAAATTCACCAATTAACACTTTGCATACCTTCCCCACCAGAGCCTCAAGAACCTCGGCATCAATGACTTGTTCAACATTAGCTCTGCCAACCTGACGGACTTCGTAGTACATGAGGTGCTCAGCGTCAGCAAGACTATCCACAAGGCCTTCGTTGAGGTGTCTGAGGAGGGCACTGAGGCGGCGGCAGCGACGGGGCAGATTGGTTACACCAGGTTTGGCTTCGGAAAGCCACGCAACAATTTCCTCAAGTTTCACTGCAACAGACCCTTCTTGTTCCTCATCTTCGACAATCAGATGAAGAATGTACTCTTCATGGGCGCCTACAAGCACCCTGCGGGAGACACCAGGAAAGGCGGCAGTGTCTTTGAAAACCAGACACTGGCACAAATACAAAAGGGAAAATAAGATAGTTCAGAATTTTATTGTGCAGATATAAGGATGTGGAGAAGACAAGAAAGTAGATATCAAGTGTGTAAAAACTAAAAAATTACAATTTTAACCAGAGCACCAGGACACACTAGGGGGGGTTCATAAGGTTTTAACCAGAGAACCAGGACGCACTAGGGGGGGTTCATAAGGTTTTAACCAGAGCACCAGGACACACTAGGGGGGGTTCATAAGGTTTTAACCAGAGCACCAGGACACACTAGGGGGGGTTCATAAGGTTTTAACCAGAGCACGAGGACACACTAGGGGGGGTTCATAAGGTTTTAACCAGAGAACCAGGACACACTAGGGGGGGTTCATAAGGTTTTAACCAGAGCACCAGGACACACTAGGGGGGGTTCATAAGGTTTTAACCAGAGAACCAGGACACACTAGGGGGGGTTCATAAGGTTTTAACCAGAGCACCAGGACACACTAGGGGGGGTTCATAAGGTTTTAACCAGAGAACCAGGACACACTAGGGGGGGTTCATAAGGTTTTAACCAGAGCACCAGGACACACTAGGGGGGGTTCATAAGGTTTTAACCAGAGAACCAGGACACACTAGGGGGGGTTCATAAGGTTTTAACCAGAGCACCAGGACACACTAGGGGGGGTTCATAAGGTTTTAACCAGAGAACCAGGACACACTAGGGGGGTTCATAAGGTTTTAACCAGAGCACCAGGACACACTAGGGGGGGTTCATAAGGTTTTAACCAGAGTACCACGACACACTAGGAGGGTTCATAAGGTTTTAACCAGAGCACCAGGACACACTAGGAGGGTTCATAAGGTTTTAACCAGAGTACCAGGACACACTAGGGGGGTTCATAAGGTTTTAACCAGATTACCAGGACACACTAGGGGGGTTCATAAGGTTTTCTTAAGAGCGTTTAAGATTTGTAATCCACCCACATCTCTCTGGTTGTTATACCAACAAGCTCAGTGACCCACAACATCTCTCTGGTTGTTATACCAACAAGCTCAGTGATCCACAACATCTCTCTGGTTGTTATACCAACAAGCTCAGTGATCCACAACATCTCTCTGGTTGTTATACCAACAAGCTCAGTGACCCACAACATCTCTCTGGTTGTTATACCAACAAGCTCAGTGACCCACAACATCTCTCTGGTTGTTATACCAACAAGCTCAGTGACCCACAACATCTCTGGTTGTTATACCAACAAGCTCAGTGACCCACAACATCTCTGGTTGTTATACCAACAAGCTCAGTGACCCACAACATCTCTCTGGTTGTTATACCAACAAGCTCAGTGACCCACAACATCTCTGGCTGTTATACTAACAAGCTCAGTGACCCACATCTCTCTGGTTGTTATACCAACAAGCTCAGTGACCCACAACATCTCTCTGGTTGTTATACCCACAAGCTCAGTGACCCACAACATCTCTCTGGTTGTTATACCAACAAGCTCAGTGACCCACAACATCTCTCTGGTTGTTATACCAACAAGCTCAGTGACCCACAACATCTCTCTGGTTGTTATACCAACAAGCTCAGTGACCCACAACATCTCTCTGGTTGTTATACCAACAAGCTCAGTGACCCACAACATCTCTCTGGTTGTTATACCAACAAGCTCAGTGACCCACAACATCTCTGGTTGTTATACCAACAAGCTCAGTGACCCACAACATCTCTGGTTGTTATACCAACAAGCTCAGTGACCCACAACATCTCTCTGGTTGTTATACCAACAAGCTCAGTGACCCACAACATCTCTCTGGTTGTTATACCAACAAGCTCAGTGACCCACAACATCTCTCTGGTTGTTATACCAACAAGCTCAGTGACCCACAACATCTCTGGTTGTTATACTAACAAGCTCAGTGACCCACAACATCTCTCTGGTTGAGGCTCAGCTTTTACATTGCCTGTAAAAGTTAATTAACAACTATGTTTATTCTTAACATTATAACATTTATGACACCACTgcttgtgtttattattattttagataCTGCGATGCAGTTAACATAGGCGAGAAAGAgcaagacacaataccgtgactttgtaaatggccgaagttggaccgaaacgtagttataagctcctctctcctatgtgcgggttatttgtgtattgtaacaCATGTTAGATTCTGAGACACATATGTATCAGAACTGAGAAACACATATAGTTTAGAACGCCAGAACAGCAACTTAATTAACCCTCACATCATGGATTAAGACAAAGTAACAATCATAACTAAGGAACCGGATAAAAGAAATAGGAAATGTTAAGATGATGTAACTAATATAAAATTACAGACTAGCGAAATCGTATTGACACGACGGTAATCACAccacggtactgtggtttgtttgtaTCAAAccacggtactgtggtttgtttgtaTCAAAccacggtactgtggtttgtttgtaTCAAAccacggtactgtggtttgtttgtaTCAAAccacggtactgtggtttgtttgtaTCAAAccacggtactgtggtttgtttgtaTCAAAccacggtactgtggtttgtttgtaTCAAAccacggtactgtggtttgtttgtaTCAAAccacggtactgtggtttgtttgtaTCAAAccacggtactgtggtttgtATCAAACTACggtaccatggtttgtttgcatcaGTTCCCTTTGAGATACTGATTCTAGAAG
Proteins encoded in this window:
- the LOC128692504 gene encoding leukocyte elastase inhibitor, with the protein product MMRWVAVASVALVTIAVATTGKTSVSNCFTEKRRISGGFQTDLSGINGFGFDLYRQFSFKNTVENVFFSPYSIWASLALSYFGSAGNTKTQLEAKLGLTDKTSTLKLWRALEMVYAQRAIKNPHYTFSMASRVYFNNNLHLRPCITSIFYKELQSVDFSNVVGTAAAINDFVSSTTKGLIPQVVTPDDMVDALMMLVNAAYFKGIWMHRFQPSSTTNQKFFISPAHSVDVPMMNLRTYLRQTKSPQLGAQILELPYIGGDISMLLLLPDEEGEIGFSRMVSALNGGTFFNLISKWSGQTVLVDVLLPKFRLEQTLKDELKESLKNLGINDLFNISSANLTDFVVHEVLSVSKTIHKAFVEVSEEGTEAAAATGQIGYTRFGFGKPRNNFLKFHCNRPFLFLIFDNQMKNVLFMGAYKHPAGDTRKGGSVFENQTLAQIQKGK